The following coding sequences lie in one Candidatus Neptunochlamydia sp. REUL1 genomic window:
- the acpS gene encoding holo-ACP synthase: MIKGVGNDILEIDRIKQTIEKHGTHFYQKVFTETELEYCLGHKDSAVHLAGRFSAKEAIAKALGMGFGKSISFHDIEITNDELGRPFVEFSDRVNERFHFPQMLVSISHCKKYANAVALWLDS; this comes from the coding sequence GTGATCAAAGGTGTCGGTAATGATATTCTTGAGATCGATCGAATCAAACAAACGATCGAAAAGCACGGAACCCATTTCTACCAAAAAGTCTTTACGGAGACAGAGTTGGAATATTGCCTAGGGCATAAGGACTCTGCGGTCCATCTTGCAGGAAGATTCTCTGCAAAAGAAGCGATCGCCAAAGCCCTCGGCATGGGTTTTGGTAAATCAATTTCCTTTCATGATATTGAAATTACTAACGATGAACTTGGAAGGCCGTTTGTCGAATTTTCAGATAGAGTCAATGAAAGGTTCCATTTTCCTCAAATGCTTGTCTCAATAAGTCATTGCAAAAAGTACGCAAACGCTGTTGCTTTGTGGCTAGATTCATGA
- the trxB gene encoding thioredoxin-disulfide reductase, whose protein sequence is MERKKLVIIGSGPAGFTAAIYAARANLSPLMYEGFFTGPSGGQLMTTTDVENFPGFPDGITGPALMDAMKNQAKRFGTQILTEDVDEVDLSERPFKIKGGKTTVLADSIIIATGATAKRLDVPGTLDGEFWQKGVTACAVCDGAMPIFRDKELYVIGGGDTAVEEAIFLTKYGSKVYIVHRRDELRASKIMAQHAMDHPKVEILWNTVLTNVEGSHVVEKVTLQDVDTKEESKRDAAGVFFAIGHNPNTAFLKGQLKTDETGYLLVQSGSTATNTEGVFAAGDVQDKIYRQAISAAGSGCMASLDAERWLTANGLS, encoded by the coding sequence ATGGAACGTAAAAAATTAGTTATTATCGGATCGGGTCCTGCAGGCTTTACAGCAGCTATCTATGCAGCCCGTGCCAATTTGTCGCCTTTAATGTATGAAGGTTTTTTTACTGGCCCCTCCGGAGGTCAGCTCATGACAACCACTGATGTGGAGAATTTCCCCGGGTTTCCTGATGGGATTACAGGCCCTGCGCTGATGGATGCAATGAAAAACCAAGCCAAGCGTTTTGGTACTCAAATTTTAACTGAGGATGTTGATGAAGTAGACCTTTCTGAGCGTCCCTTTAAAATTAAGGGGGGAAAGACGACGGTCCTTGCTGATTCAATTATTATTGCGACTGGAGCTACGGCAAAACGGCTGGACGTTCCTGGGACTTTGGATGGGGAGTTTTGGCAGAAGGGAGTCACTGCTTGCGCCGTTTGTGATGGGGCCATGCCGATTTTCCGAGACAAAGAGCTTTATGTGATTGGTGGCGGTGATACTGCTGTTGAAGAGGCGATTTTTCTCACAAAATATGGAAGCAAAGTCTATATCGTTCACCGAAGAGACGAACTTCGTGCCTCGAAGATTATGGCGCAACACGCGATGGATCACCCTAAGGTTGAAATTCTCTGGAACACCGTCTTGACAAACGTTGAAGGCAGTCATGTTGTAGAAAAGGTCACTCTTCAAGATGTCGATACAAAAGAAGAGTCAAAGCGGGATGCTGCAGGGGTTTTCTTTGCAATCGGGCATAATCCCAATACCGCCTTTTTAAAGGGGCAGTTGAAGACTGATGAGACAGGGTATCTTCTTGTCCAATCGGGCTCAACAGCAACTAATACTGAGGGGGTCTTTGCTGCTGGAGATGTTCAGGATAAAATCTATCGTCAGGCCATTTCTGCTGCTGGATCGGGGTGCATGGCATCGCTTGATGCTGAGCGATGGCTAACAGCAAATGGATTGTCATGA
- a CDS encoding ABC transporter ATP-binding protein, whose translation MRSIRLKEMTKSQDEGVILNKINLTIPSGEFFALLGPSGCGKTTLLRLIAGFEAPDSGVIYLGNTDITHIPVNKRKINIVFQNYALFPHLNVFSNVAYSLIIQKVPKEEIEQRVIKILKAFHLENHIFKFPSQLSGGQQQRVALARAIINEPEVLLLDEPLAALDFKLREKMLIELIELQDKLKTTFVYVTHDQFEALTVADQMAIMNQEGDIEQIGTPQEIYEFPVSSFVAKFVGTTNILTGTLHNIDTDPEIDIPHLGKFKVYIPQKKGWMFDGCTAALSMRPEKIYISKKPVENFTNTIKGEVSQIVYHGRSTQYNVIVNNQFKLQVFEQNEEHFPHEDIDYDDEVYLCWQKENALLLEN comes from the coding sequence GTGAGAAGCATACGCCTAAAAGAGATGACCAAATCTCAGGACGAAGGGGTCATTCTCAATAAAATCAATTTGACAATACCCTCTGGGGAGTTTTTTGCTCTTTTAGGTCCAAGTGGATGTGGAAAAACGACACTTCTGAGACTTATAGCGGGTTTTGAAGCCCCTGATTCTGGAGTCATTTATCTAGGTAATACCGATATTACCCATATTCCCGTCAACAAACGAAAAATTAATATTGTCTTTCAAAATTATGCTTTATTTCCTCACCTCAACGTCTTTAGTAATGTCGCCTACAGCCTCATAATTCAAAAAGTTCCTAAAGAGGAAATTGAGCAACGGGTGATTAAAATTTTAAAAGCGTTCCACCTGGAAAATCATATTTTTAAATTCCCTTCCCAGCTATCAGGGGGGCAGCAACAAAGAGTCGCCCTTGCTAGAGCTATTATTAATGAGCCAGAGGTCCTCCTCTTAGATGAGCCTCTAGCCGCTCTGGACTTTAAGCTTCGGGAAAAAATGCTCATTGAACTTATTGAACTCCAAGATAAGCTTAAGACCACCTTCGTATACGTAACCCACGATCAGTTTGAAGCTCTCACAGTTGCTGATCAAATGGCAATTATGAACCAAGAGGGAGATATTGAACAAATTGGAACACCTCAAGAAATTTATGAATTCCCTGTTTCAAGTTTTGTTGCCAAATTTGTAGGCACTACCAATATTTTAACCGGAACTCTCCATAACATTGACACTGATCCTGAAATAGACATCCCTCATCTAGGAAAGTTCAAAGTCTATATTCCTCAAAAAAAGGGCTGGATGTTCGATGGATGTACCGCAGCTCTCAGTATGCGCCCTGAAAAAATCTACATCTCAAAAAAGCCCGTTGAGAACTTTACCAATACGATAAAAGGTGAGGTTTCCCAAATTGTCTACCATGGGCGCTCAACCCAATACAATGTCATTGTAAACAACCAGTTTAAGCTGCAAGTCTTTGAACAAAACGAAGAACACTTTCCCCATGAAGATATCGATTATGATGATGAAGTTTACCTCTGCTGGCAAAAAGAAAATGCATTGCTTTTGGAGAATTAA
- a CDS encoding ABC transporter permease translates to MYALFQRIQQRSKKESAFVIGSPALIWQVIFFYLPLLLMMVSSIFILSEEGGIQGVTLKNFIPLFSSTHLTVIFSSIFLAFSTSLLCLVIAYPLAHFIAFKAGKYKTLMLFFLIVPFWTNFLLHVYAWFFVLEREGFLNTLLKKMGLIQEPMHFLNSIFAIILMMVYCYLPFMVLPIFSTLERFDRCFLEVSDDLGASWIETFKKVMLPMTLPAVRAGFFLVFIPSFGEFIIPELMGGDKTYFVGNVVSQYVLGNETGGLGAAFMVLSCLALVVAVMFIYFAFRKVSKMLLRGLQ, encoded by the coding sequence ATGTATGCCCTGTTCCAACGGATTCAGCAAAGATCAAAAAAAGAGAGCGCTTTCGTCATCGGTTCTCCAGCACTGATTTGGCAGGTTATCTTTTTCTATCTGCCTCTGCTTTTAATGATGGTGAGTAGTATCTTCATTCTTTCGGAAGAAGGGGGTATCCAGGGGGTAACCCTTAAGAATTTCATTCCTCTTTTCTCCTCTACCCACCTAACAGTTATTTTTAGCTCAATCTTTTTGGCTTTTTCAACCTCTCTGCTTTGCCTGGTTATTGCCTATCCACTCGCCCATTTCATCGCATTTAAAGCAGGCAAGTATAAAACACTCATGCTATTTTTTCTGATCGTCCCCTTTTGGACAAACTTTCTTCTGCATGTTTATGCCTGGTTTTTTGTCCTTGAACGAGAGGGGTTTCTAAATACCTTATTAAAAAAGATGGGTCTGATCCAAGAGCCTATGCACTTCCTGAATTCGATTTTTGCGATTATTTTGATGATGGTTTACTGCTATCTCCCTTTCATGGTGCTTCCTATCTTCTCAACACTTGAGAGATTTGATCGTTGCTTTTTAGAGGTGTCGGATGACCTGGGAGCCTCTTGGATTGAAACCTTCAAAAAGGTAATGCTTCCTATGACTCTCCCCGCTGTAAGAGCAGGATTTTTCCTTGTTTTCATCCCCTCTTTTGGAGAATTCATTATTCCCGAATTGATGGGAGGAGATAAGACATATTTTGTGGGGAATGTGGTCTCACAATATGTTCTAGGGAATGAAACTGGAGGGCTTGGAGCAGCCTTTATGGTCCTAAGCTGTCTTGCACTTGTTGTTGCAGTCATGTTCATTTATTTTGCCTTCAGAAAGGTGTCTAAAATGCTCTTAAGGGGGCTTCAATGA
- a CDS encoding ABC transporter permease, producing the protein MNWKFLGKFGGLSAVVFSYLFLYLPILILIVFSFNTKSFPSPWDGFTLKWYQELFCSSTLWNSFINSLSVAMISTSLSLLLGILLIFFRAQGGKIQKALPLFYGNLIIPETMLAISLLSYFTLFKVELGVTTLIVAHTVLGLGFVIPILYTRFLQLDKRLTEASEALGASSLQTFIKITLPLLRPTLLATGLLIFILSFDDFILSYFCAGTSIQTLSLYLLSTLRAGVSPIVNALSTILLLLSSLLVMLFFSPKIRSRIL; encoded by the coding sequence ATGAACTGGAAATTCCTAGGGAAATTTGGAGGACTCTCTGCTGTAGTTTTTTCCTACCTCTTTCTATATCTCCCTATCCTTATTTTGATTGTTTTCTCCTTCAATACAAAGAGCTTCCCCTCTCCTTGGGATGGCTTTACCTTGAAGTGGTATCAAGAGCTATTTTGCTCTTCTACATTGTGGAATTCCTTTATAAACTCCCTTTCGGTTGCCATGATTTCGACATCCTTAAGTCTTCTTCTCGGAATACTCTTGATTTTCTTCCGAGCCCAAGGTGGCAAAATCCAGAAAGCGCTTCCTCTTTTTTATGGAAACCTCATCATTCCCGAAACAATGCTCGCAATCAGCCTCCTCAGCTACTTTACACTGTTCAAAGTAGAGCTTGGAGTTACTACCCTTATCGTCGCACATACTGTTCTTGGCCTCGGCTTTGTCATCCCTATTCTTTATACGCGCTTCCTTCAACTTGATAAGCGCCTCACTGAAGCATCCGAAGCATTAGGAGCAAGCTCCCTCCAAACATTTATCAAAATTACACTTCCCCTCCTCCGCCCAACGCTTCTCGCTACGGGGCTCCTTATCTTCATCCTTTCCTTCGATGATTTCATCCTTTCGTACTTCTGCGCTGGCACTTCAATCCAAACCCTTTCGCTCTATCTTCTATCGACCCTTCGCGCAGGTGTCTCCCCTATTGTTAATGCTTTATCCACAATTCTTCTTCTTCTCAGCAGCCTCCTTGTGATGCTCTTCTTCTCTCCAAAAATCCGCTCTCGCATTCTGTAA
- a CDS encoding MFS transporter — translation MINRKKSLFAIYFAYFLDYFGYAIVFGLFGPLLLSSDFKMFSSETSLQMRHLSLAVLFAVYPLMQLIFAPIFGDFADHFGRKRTFYILNSGVTVGYFLSGIAILTHHFPLLLVSRILTGMFSSNRTICMASLSDLSSDEKSRSKAYGIIATLGGLSWIVSILVGGIFSKSLSPEIPFWITTGFALLSLVILRLFFHETNTNNERFYFDPFKGMRHIAACFKIKGLRSLYFYYLMMMMGWGINLLWLNPYTLSRYTVSHEILFGLLASTGVVWSLGSSCVNEILLKRFKARQIAQIGTGGLFIVFTLCSLMTPFVPFAIFALIASVFGALAWTNALSTISLVAPEEMQGKVMGISQSFASIAFMFAPLLAGTLAGINITFVYPMAAFLILASFAILRTFTKHSNETYERAA, via the coding sequence GTGATAAATCGGAAGAAATCTCTCTTTGCAATCTATTTCGCATACTTCCTTGATTATTTTGGATATGCGATCGTCTTTGGTCTATTTGGGCCTTTGCTTCTCAGTTCTGATTTCAAGATGTTTTCTTCAGAGACTTCGCTCCAAATGCGTCATTTATCACTAGCGGTATTATTTGCCGTCTACCCTTTAATGCAACTGATCTTTGCTCCTATATTCGGAGATTTTGCAGATCATTTTGGACGAAAAAGAACTTTTTATATATTAAACAGTGGAGTGACAGTTGGATATTTTCTATCTGGAATAGCAATTTTGACCCACCACTTTCCTCTTCTATTGGTTAGTAGGATTTTGACAGGAATGTTTTCAAGTAACCGTACAATATGCATGGCCTCTTTATCTGATCTCTCTTCTGACGAAAAAAGCCGTTCAAAAGCCTATGGAATCATTGCGACGTTGGGAGGTTTGAGTTGGATTGTTTCCATCTTGGTTGGAGGGATATTTTCAAAGTCATTATCACCCGAGATCCCCTTTTGGATTACCACAGGTTTTGCTCTTTTGAGCCTAGTCATTCTTCGTCTCTTTTTTCATGAAACAAATACAAATAACGAAAGGTTTTACTTCGATCCCTTCAAGGGAATGCGCCATATTGCCGCTTGTTTTAAAATTAAGGGTCTTAGATCTCTCTATTTTTACTATCTGATGATGATGATGGGTTGGGGAATCAATCTCCTATGGCTTAATCCTTATACCCTTTCTCGCTACACTGTTTCTCACGAGATTCTCTTCGGACTGCTGGCATCAACGGGAGTCGTTTGGTCTCTTGGAAGCTCGTGTGTTAACGAGATACTTTTAAAACGTTTCAAAGCAAGACAAATAGCTCAAATCGGCACGGGGGGACTATTCATCGTATTTACCCTTTGCTCTCTAATGACACCTTTTGTCCCTTTTGCAATCTTTGCATTGATTGCCTCCGTATTTGGAGCTCTTGCCTGGACAAATGCACTTAGCACAATCTCACTAGTGGCTCCAGAAGAAATGCAAGGAAAAGTCATGGGGATTTCTCAATCATTTGCATCGATTGCGTTTATGTTTGCCCCCCTTTTAGCTGGAACACTCGCAGGAATCAATATTACTTTCGTCTATCCGATGGCAGCTTTTCTCATTCTAGCCTCCTTTGCCATCTTAAGAACCTTCACCAAACACTCCAACGAAACATATGAAAGAGCAGCCTAA
- a CDS encoding MFS transporter produces the protein MSSVSKNLMLRVALDLFPLGQFIGALFLGDIADRFGRKRAFYITITGVIVGFILSGFSILIHSYILLILTRLITDFCRKFEYLPSLYCRSISR, from the coding sequence ATGAGCAGCGTATCAAAAAACTTAATGCTTAGGGTTGCCCTCGATCTTTTTCCCTTAGGTCAATTTATTGGCGCCCTATTTTTAGGAGATATCGCAGATCGTTTTGGAAGAAAACGCGCCTTTTATATCACGATTACAGGAGTCATTGTCGGTTTCATTCTCTCGGGATTTAGTATCTTGATTCACAGTTATATCCTCCTAATTCTCACACGACTCATTACAGATTTTTGCAGGAAATTTGAGTATCTGCCTAGCCTCTATTGCCGATCTATCTCCCGATGA
- the acpP gene encoding acyl carrier protein — protein sequence MSVEQEVIDIIVEQLGVDLEEVSVEKSFVEDLNADSLDLTELIMTFEEKFGFEISEGEAEKLRVVGDVVKFVNEKKVAAK from the coding sequence ATGTCAGTAGAACAAGAAGTGATTGATATCATTGTTGAACAACTCGGAGTAGACCTCGAAGAGGTTTCTGTGGAAAAATCTTTTGTAGAAGACCTAAATGCGGATTCTCTAGATCTTACAGAGTTAATTATGACCTTTGAAGAGAAATTCGGTTTCGAGATCTCTGAAGGGGAAGCAGAAAAGCTTCGAGTCGTTGGAGATGTCGTCAAGTTTGTTAATGAAAAGAAAGTTGCTGCTAAATAA
- the fabG gene encoding 3-oxoacyl-ACP reductase FabG, translated as MGLLKGKRALITGGTSGLGKQIALTFAEEGADVAVIGTNRERAQQVVETLKEFKKTPEQQFWFGIVNVGNKQEVNEAVGDLLKEWDGIDILVNCAGITRDKLFMKMGEDDWDQVIETNLKSVYNLSHALVRPMMKARKGKIINITSVIGLTGNPGQVNYAASKLGMVGFTRSLAKELGPRNINVNCIAPGFFETPMTEVLNEEQRKGILDKVPMGRLGNPKEIAHAAVFLASHMSDYVTGQVLTVDGGMIA; from the coding sequence ATGGGATTACTTAAAGGAAAACGAGCTCTTATCACTGGGGGAACTTCTGGACTAGGAAAACAGATTGCGTTGACATTTGCTGAAGAGGGGGCCGATGTTGCCGTGATTGGAACAAATCGTGAGCGCGCTCAGCAAGTTGTTGAAACCCTTAAAGAATTTAAAAAGACTCCTGAGCAACAATTTTGGTTTGGTATCGTTAATGTAGGGAACAAGCAAGAAGTTAATGAAGCGGTTGGGGATCTTCTCAAAGAGTGGGATGGGATTGATATCCTGGTTAATTGCGCTGGAATTACTCGAGATAAGCTCTTTATGAAGATGGGTGAAGACGATTGGGATCAGGTGATTGAGACAAACCTGAAGTCGGTATATAACCTTAGCCATGCTCTTGTTCGCCCAATGATGAAGGCTCGAAAAGGAAAAATTATCAATATTACCAGCGTGATTGGGTTGACAGGAAATCCCGGTCAAGTCAATTATGCTGCTTCTAAACTCGGTATGGTCGGGTTTACCCGCTCCCTTGCAAAGGAACTAGGTCCTCGCAATATCAATGTGAATTGTATTGCCCCTGGGTTTTTTGAAACTCCTATGACTGAAGTCCTTAATGAAGAGCAACGGAAGGGGATATTAGATAAGGTTCCCATGGGACGCCTTGGGAATCCAAAAGAAATAGCTCACGCAGCGGTCTTTCTAGCTAGCCACATGTCTGATTATGTGACAGGGCAGGTTTTGACTGTTGATGGGGGCATGATTGCTTAA
- the fabD gene encoding ACP S-malonyltransferase yields MDKKIAFIFPGQGAQYVGMGKDFYEAFAIVRETFQEADELLGFSLTNLIFEGPSEELTQTKNSQVAIYVMSIALWRVLSEQMPDIAPTAVAGLSLGEYSALTASGRLSFRDGIKLVRARGLYMHEAGVNHPGTMAVCLGMAPDEVAEILEPVEGVWVANLNCPGQVVISGTVQGVSAAAALLKEKGAKRVLPLDVSGAFHSGLMEEAKNQLKEKIDTISLEKSSIDLVMNACGDYVYEEGIRGNMTRQVVAPVLWEKGIRAMEKRGIECFIEIGCGKTLSGMLRKIGVKGEIFSIEKVKDLETLHQGAVS; encoded by the coding sequence ATGGATAAGAAAATAGCATTTATTTTTCCTGGGCAAGGAGCTCAGTATGTTGGGATGGGAAAGGACTTCTATGAAGCCTTTGCCATTGTTCGTGAAACTTTTCAAGAGGCGGATGAACTTCTCGGGTTTAGCTTGACAAACCTTATCTTCGAGGGGCCTTCAGAAGAACTGACCCAGACAAAAAATAGCCAAGTCGCAATTTATGTCATGAGCATTGCTCTCTGGCGTGTTTTATCTGAGCAAATGCCAGACATTGCTCCCACGGCTGTTGCTGGATTGAGCTTAGGTGAATACTCTGCCCTAACTGCATCAGGACGCCTCAGTTTTAGGGATGGAATCAAGCTTGTCAGAGCGCGTGGGCTTTATATGCATGAGGCGGGGGTTAACCATCCAGGGACCATGGCAGTATGTTTGGGAATGGCACCTGATGAAGTGGCTGAAATACTTGAGCCAGTTGAAGGAGTGTGGGTAGCAAACCTTAACTGCCCTGGTCAAGTTGTCATTTCTGGAACAGTCCAAGGGGTTTCTGCGGCAGCAGCTCTTCTTAAGGAAAAGGGAGCAAAGCGTGTTCTTCCCCTTGATGTCTCTGGTGCTTTTCATAGCGGGTTAATGGAAGAAGCTAAGAATCAACTTAAGGAAAAAATCGATACAATTTCTCTTGAGAAAAGTTCCATAGATTTAGTGATGAATGCTTGTGGAGATTATGTCTATGAAGAGGGAATTAGAGGGAACATGACACGTCAAGTCGTTGCTCCGGTTCTTTGGGAAAAAGGAATTCGAGCTATGGAGAAAAGAGGGATCGAATGTTTCATTGAGATCGGGTGTGGGAAGACCTTAAGTGGAATGCTTCGAAAAATTGGGGTGAAGGGAGAAATCTTCTCTATAGAAAAAGTTAAAGATTTAGAAACTCTGCATCAAGGAGCGGTGAGTTAA
- a CDS encoding beta-ketoacyl-ACP synthase III has translation MDQKAKIIGLGAYLPKRVLSNQDLEKMVETSDEWITSRTGMKERRIAAEDEFTSDMGYEAAKQALSESGIQSEDVDLILVATLTPDYVFPSTACLIQNKLGAVNAAAMDMQAACSGYIYALSMAKAYVESGMHNNVLIIAAEKLSSIVDYEDRNTCVLFGDGASACVVSGSKPGYVIENVSLGCDGKQSELLILPAGGSKRPASVETVQAGEHFIKMEGKEVFKHAVRRMEGAVKNCLDASGLTEKEISWMVPHQANIRIIEALAKRFEVPREQVYLTIHKYGNTSASSVGIALDELVKEKGVKRGERIVLFGFGAGLTWGAAALTCEVDHG, from the coding sequence ATGGATCAAAAAGCAAAGATTATTGGGCTTGGAGCCTACTTGCCCAAACGGGTACTTTCGAATCAAGATTTGGAAAAAATGGTGGAAACCTCTGATGAGTGGATCACCTCGCGAACAGGTATGAAAGAGCGCCGTATCGCTGCTGAGGATGAATTTACTTCAGACATGGGCTATGAAGCGGCAAAGCAGGCCCTTTCTGAAAGTGGAATTCAATCAGAGGATGTAGACCTTATATTGGTGGCCACACTTACCCCTGATTATGTGTTTCCAAGTACGGCGTGTCTGATCCAAAATAAGTTAGGTGCGGTGAATGCGGCAGCCATGGACATGCAGGCAGCATGTTCAGGTTACATCTATGCCCTATCAATGGCAAAGGCTTATGTCGAATCTGGAATGCACAATAACGTTCTTATTATTGCTGCAGAGAAACTTTCCTCAATTGTTGACTATGAAGATCGGAATACTTGCGTGCTCTTTGGCGATGGCGCTTCTGCTTGTGTTGTAAGCGGCTCGAAGCCTGGGTATGTAATTGAAAATGTGTCTCTTGGCTGTGATGGAAAACAGTCGGAACTTCTAATTCTTCCTGCAGGAGGGTCAAAAAGGCCTGCATCGGTTGAAACCGTTCAAGCAGGTGAGCACTTTATTAAGATGGAAGGGAAAGAAGTCTTTAAACATGCGGTGCGTCGAATGGAAGGGGCTGTGAAAAACTGTCTGGATGCTTCTGGGTTAACAGAGAAGGAAATCAGTTGGATGGTTCCTCATCAAGCCAATATCCGTATCATCGAAGCCCTTGCAAAACGGTTTGAAGTTCCCAGAGAGCAGGTCTATCTAACAATACATAAATATGGAAACACTTCTGCCTCTTCAGTGGGGATTGCCCTTGATGAACTCGTTAAGGAAAAGGGTGTGAAACGAGGAGAGCGAATCGTTCTCTTTGGATTTGGAGCGGGACTCACCTGGGGAGCTGCTGCACTAACGTGTGAGGTTGATCATGGATAA
- the recR gene encoding recombination mediator RecR, translating into MLRYPKDLLTLIAYLRKLPGVGKKTAERYAFHLLEWEGKDLHEFADGVATLKERVQACAECGCLMDGVRCSFCDHERRDRNQLCIIATPRDTYSIEETGNYRGLYHVLGALLSPLDGKTPENLNLPQLQKRIEGLGTKEIILALDSTLEGDATSLYLKEQFEKYGIEVSRLALGLPIGSSLDFVDEGTLSQAFSGRQKF; encoded by the coding sequence ATGCTTAGATATCCTAAAGACTTGCTTACTCTCATCGCTTACCTCAGAAAGCTTCCTGGGGTAGGAAAAAAAACAGCGGAACGGTATGCCTTCCATTTATTAGAATGGGAAGGCAAAGACCTTCATGAATTCGCTGATGGAGTTGCAACCTTAAAAGAGCGAGTGCAAGCCTGTGCTGAGTGCGGCTGTTTGATGGACGGTGTGCGGTGCTCATTCTGCGACCATGAAAGACGGGATCGGAATCAATTGTGTATCATCGCAACCCCCCGAGATACTTACTCAATTGAAGAAACCGGCAACTATCGCGGACTCTATCATGTTTTAGGTGCTCTTCTCTCTCCACTTGATGGTAAAACTCCCGAGAACCTAAACCTACCCCAACTGCAAAAACGGATTGAAGGACTAGGAACAAAAGAAATTATCTTAGCACTCGATTCAACTTTAGAAGGCGACGCAACCTCTCTTTATCTTAAAGAACAATTCGAAAAATACGGCATTGAAGTTTCACGCTTAGCGTTGGGACTTCCTATTGGAAGTTCACTTGATTTTGTTGATGAAGGAACTCTTTCTCAAGCCTTCTCAGGAAGGCAAAAGTTCTAA